TGCAGTATTCTTTAATTTTTTTTGACGATGATGGTTCGGAAAGTCGCTCGGGCATTTTAGGTACTTTGAATCTATTTCAGGAATGTTTAGAACAAAGTCAAATTGCACAGAGGGCTAAAAAGTATTTAGAAGAGTACGGACAGAAAAAAATACCTGCAAGTACAGAAAAAACGCAGCAAACCTATTACGAATATCGTTTTGAAGGAAATTTTAACCCTGAAAGCGGTAAGGGACCTGTACTCAAACCTGTTGGCAAGGGCAAATTTGAGATAGAGAACATAGGTCCGTGCGCTTCAAAAGGTGTGTATTACTTTGAACAAGGTGGTGGTTTTACGTTTGAAAATAAAGGTTTTATTGGTGCAGAGCATACTATAGAGCTTTATTTCAAGCTTGATAATCTTAAAAGTTGGAAACGAATATTAGACTACAAAAATCGCCAGTCTGATACAGGTCCGTATGTGTTTGATAATCAGATAGAGTTTTACAAAGTGGCTATTAGTAAAAACTTTCCTTTTCGTGAAAACAAATATGCACACGTAGTATTAGTCAGAGAAGCAAATGAAATGTATTCCCTATACGTAGATGGAATGCTACGAGCTGCATTTAGGGATATTAACGAATTAGGTTTAATCAGTCAGGAAGAGGTTTTGCACTTCTTTCAAGATGACTTACAAGTACCTAATGAATGCAGCAGTGGCGCTATTGCTTTTCTAAGAATATACAACTTTGCCATCAGTCCTGAACAAATTGCAGAAAATAGCCAAAACGTACCTTGTCCAAAACCTTTGATAGCCCAAAATACACAACCTCCAAAAAATTATTTATCTGAAACGCCCAAAGAAACAGCTTTGCTTACTTATCAATTGAACCTCAATATTGTGGATGAACTAACTCAAAATCCTGTTATTTCAAGGATTGTCATTAAGAGCAAAGAACAAAATCGGCAGATAGTAGATACAATTTCAAATTCAGTTCGTAAAACTGTACCAGAAGGCATGTATCAAATTTTAGTGGAAAGTAGTGGTTATTTACCTGCCCAACAAGATATAGCAGTAATGAAGGGCAGTACAAGCAAAACCATTATACTCAAAAAAATAGAAGTAGGTACAGTAGCAACATTGGAAAACATTTATTTTGAACCTAATAGCGATAAAATTGTCGTAGAGTCGTATCCTTACTTACTCAGCTTTGCTAATTATCTCAAAAACAATCCCAACTTAAAAGTTCGCATCAATGGGCATACTGACATAGGTACGGCTAATACAAGTCCTGCATATTTGTTGGAACTATCTCAAAAGCGTGCAGATGCCGTAGTTAATTTTTTAGTTAGAAATGGCGTAAATCCTAGTCAGCTTACCAGCAAAGGTTATGGTAACACAAAACCTGTTGCATCTAACGATACTCCCGAAGGTAGAGCTAAAAACCGACGAGTAGAATTTGAAATACTTCAAAAGTAACATCTATCTATAAGCAAAATAAACGGCACCAATGAGAAGTAAAAAGGAAATAATGTGATTGTAACTAAACTGCTCTTTTTTGAACACTATCAAGGTAAAAAGGACGAATATAGAAAGGTGAATTACTTCTTG
This sequence is a window from Bacteroidia bacterium. Protein-coding genes within it:
- a CDS encoding OmpA family protein, yielding MIRLCWFALFLVFLVGANAQTPVFEFEKEVKPSGFVLQNVKGKFSYVTTAKGSRKVYVFEPNQGFTLQVPNVFLKGVYTIEMVLQLSEVESYARILNFGSPSSDAGIYARHSTVVFYPNYKSDLRILRPNNWFHLTLVRCANSVFAAYINGELAFEFKDNLKVCQLQYSLIFFDDDGSESRSGILGTLNLFQECLEQSQIAQRAKKYLEEYGQKKIPASTEKTQQTYYEYRFEGNFNPESGKGPVLKPVGKGKFEIENIGPCASKGVYYFEQGGGFTFENKGFIGAEHTIELYFKLDNLKSWKRILDYKNRQSDTGPYVFDNQIEFYKVAISKNFPFRENKYAHVVLVREANEMYSLYVDGMLRAAFRDINELGLISQEEVLHFFQDDLQVPNECSSGAIAFLRIYNFAISPEQIAENSQNVPCPKPLIAQNTQPPKNYLSETPKETALLTYQLNLNIVDELTQNPVISRIVIKSKEQNRQIVDTISNSVRKTVPEGMYQILVESSGYLPAQQDIAVMKGSTSKTIILKKIEVGTVATLENIYFEPNSDKIVVESYPYLLSFANYLKNNPNLKVRINGHTDIGTANTSPAYLLELSQKRADAVVNFLVRNGVNPSQLTSKGYGNTKPVASNDTPEGRAKNRRVEFEILQK